ACATCAATATGAATAGGAAATCTTTAAAAATTGCTTTTTTTAGTGTACTGCTACTCTGTACATCAGTCAGAGATACAGCAAGAGCTCAACAGCAAGTAGCCGGACAGATGGAACAACATCGTCCGCAATTCCACTTTTCGCCAAAGAACAATTGGATGAACGACCCTAATGGAATGGTGTATTTAAACGGGAAATACCATCTGTTTTATCAGCATAACCCGAATTCGACAGTCTGGGGGCCCATGCACTGGGGACATGCAACAACACGTGACTTCTTTAATTGGGAGGAGCAGCCTATTGCCCTTTATCCGGATAGTTTGGGAACGATATTTTCGGGTAGCGCAGTAGTAGATGTCAATAATACGGCGGGCTTTGGTAAAAATGCACTGGTCGCAATATTTACCTATCACAATCATAAAATAGAAGAAGCCAAAACTGGTCTTCATCAATATCAAGGCATTGCCTATAGTAATGACGAAGGAAAAACATGGACAAAATATAAAGGAAACCCTGTTCTCCCAAATCCGGGAATAACCGATTTCAGAGATCCAAAAGTAATGTGGTATGAGGCTGGTAAAAAATGGATTATGACCTTGGCTACAAAGGATAGAATAACTTTTTACTCGTCGGCAAACCTAAAGGATTGGAAGAGAGAAAGCGACTTTGGGGATAAATTTGGTGGTCATGGTGGCGTATGGGAATGTCCTGATCTTATCTCATTTGATGTTAAAGGTAAAACGGTATGGGTACTGTTGGTTAGTATCAACCCAGGAGGACCAAATGGAGGTTCCGCAACTCAATATTTTACCGGCGATTTTGATGGGAACAAGTTTATACCCAGCTCCACTGTAGAAAAATGGCTGGATTATGGTACTGATAATTACGCCGGAATTACCTGGTCGAACACAGGTAAGAGGAAAATCTTTATTGGCTGGATGAACAACTGGCAGTATGCAAATCAGGTTCCGACAAAGAACTGGCGTGGTGCAACAACAATTGCCAGGGATTTACATTTGGATCAGATAGCGGGAGATTTTTATGTGCGGTCTGTCCCGGTAAAAGAGATGAATGCATATGTCAAACCGGTCTATAAAAAGAAATCTTTAACACTCAACAAGGAAATTGATCTGTCTGCTTACGCAAAAGGTCTGGATGGAAAGCTAAAGCTGGATTTTACCTTTAACACCACCAAAAGCATTGAGATTGTTTTGAGCAATAAAGAAGGGCAAAAGCTCCTGATTGGCTATGACAATAAAACAAAGACATACTATATTGACAGAACTCATTCCGGTGCGAGTGATTTTGAAAAAGGTTTTGCAAAAAAGCATAGTGCACCAAGAATAGCCAATACGACAAACGCCAAAGTTAGCCTGATATTAGATGTTGCATCAGCAGAGCTTTTTGCTGATAATGGTTTAACCGTGATGACCGATGTGTTTTTCCCTGAAAGTTTAATAAACGGAGTTAAGCTCTCCGGAAATGGAAATCAGGTTATTAATAACCTGATCATCTCATCAATACCTTCTTTTAAATAGGTGGATTAAATTGATCTGAATCGCTGTATAAAACAGCTAATTGATGTGAATGCAGAGAAAGAATTTATATTTCTCTGCATTTTAATGTCCGATTTGTGATGACTCTGAATTTTCTTTCTAGGCCTTCTTCAAAGTGGTTTCATAGATGTTTTTTCCGCTATGGTCTATTATCTTCGCGTTTAACCGGGTTTGATCCACCGAAAAATACATAAAACCATACTCCGAAGCTTCGAACTTGCTGTAAGGAATTCCAGCTGTTACCGGAGTGACCTCAGAACCTGCACCTGAAATAAACTGTTGGGTAAAACCTCCCGTGCTCAGGTGTTGTAGCGAATGGTCGTGCCCCGAAAGGTAAACATCCACTTTATTGCGTTCAAAGATGTCAGAGAGTACTTTTCTAACAGCCAGGGTATCATAATTCCTGATTCTCGGTCCAACCGTATACATCGGATGATGCCCCATCACCATTTTCCATTTTACCTCCGAGCTTGCATTTTTTAAAGTTTCATCCAGCCATTTAAGCTGCATTTCAGGCTGCTGGTCTTTTACCCAGGGCCCGTATTGCTCGCTGGTATGAAATTCAGGTATCAGCGGACAGGTATCGATAAAAACCATTAGCAATTTTCCTCCACCTTTTATCGGCACTTCTTTCGAGTAGTACCTGGAAGGCATTTTCCATCTCCTGCTGATCTTACTGTACCTTACCTGTGCATCAGGATCTGAGATGTAATCGTGGTTTCCGAGAATCGGATACCAGTCCCACTGCAAAGAAAAATCGGTATAAATATTCTCAAACGAGTAATGCCATAGCGGATCATGTTCGCTGGTCACCCCTTTAGGATAGAAGTTATCACCAAGCGAAAGGATAAAGTCGTTCGGATTTTCGGTAGCCCATTTGCCCATTTGCGTGGCAACATGTTTCTGATGATCGGCACCATTACGTCCCCAGTCGCCTACTGCCATAAAGTGGACCGGGTAGTCATCTTTTAACTCACTTCGTGGCGCTACGTCTTCACTTTCCAGATGTGTCTCCGGACTGGCAGCAAATGATTGAAGGGGTGCAAGCATGCTTGCACCTATCGCTGTAAGGGCGGTACCCTTTACAAAATCTCTTCT
This region of Pedobacter steynii genomic DNA includes:
- a CDS encoding glycoside hydrolase family 32 protein, with amino-acid sequence MNRKSLKIAFFSVLLLCTSVRDTARAQQQVAGQMEQHRPQFHFSPKNNWMNDPNGMVYLNGKYHLFYQHNPNSTVWGPMHWGHATTRDFFNWEEQPIALYPDSLGTIFSGSAVVDVNNTAGFGKNALVAIFTYHNHKIEEAKTGLHQYQGIAYSNDEGKTWTKYKGNPVLPNPGITDFRDPKVMWYEAGKKWIMTLATKDRITFYSSANLKDWKRESDFGDKFGGHGGVWECPDLISFDVKGKTVWVLLVSINPGGPNGGSATQYFTGDFDGNKFIPSSTVEKWLDYGTDNYAGITWSNTGKRKIFIGWMNNWQYANQVPTKNWRGATTIARDLHLDQIAGDFYVRSVPVKEMNAYVKPVYKKKSLTLNKEIDLSAYAKGLDGKLKLDFTFNTTKSIEIVLSNKEGQKLLIGYDNKTKTYYIDRTHSGASDFEKGFAKKHSAPRIANTTNAKVSLILDVASAELFADNGLTVMTDVFFPESLINGVKLSGNGNQVINNLIISSIPSFK
- a CDS encoding metallophosphoesterase codes for the protein MKRRDFVKGTALTAIGASMLAPLQSFAASPETHLESEDVAPRSELKDDYPVHFMAVGDWGRNGADHQKHVATQMGKWATENPNDFILSLGDNFYPKGVTSEHDPLWHYSFENIYTDFSLQWDWYPILGNHDYISDPDAQVRYSKISRRWKMPSRYYSKEVPIKGGGKLLMVFIDTCPLIPEFHTSEQYGPWVKDQQPEMQLKWLDETLKNASSEVKWKMVMGHHPMYTVGPRIRNYDTLAVRKVLSDIFERNKVDVYLSGHDHSLQHLSTGGFTQQFISGAGSEVTPVTAGIPYSKFEASEYGFMYFSVDQTRLNAKIIDHSGKNIYETTLKKA